The Megalops cyprinoides isolate fMegCyp1 chromosome 12, fMegCyp1.pri, whole genome shotgun sequence genome contains a region encoding:
- the LOC118786809 gene encoding protein GREB1-like, translating to MGNSYAGQLRTTRFEEVLHSSIEASLRSNNVVPRPVFSQLYLEAEHPAPALEGKAGRPENEDEDEEDSSESNSPPIPYQMKPPPEGCCTTDGFCQAGKDLRLASIGSTALEVPQGFLLVGAKSPALPDHILVCAVDHRFLPDESGRNALLGFSGNCVGCGEKGFRYFTEFSNHINLKLTTQPKKQKHLKYCLLRNSQGVLVKGPAICWKGTAAGLPPDPPAPAPPPLTNGRESGLSQQPLQQPGPGSHGSGRPSVIGTIVNTGPPKKRHKGWSPESPAISEPSVKTTCTASANSTRTGRRPAHNGAPISAPQGSSPQLPPGESVTVPEHLVHTCRLRPVIFKGHGKLPVLSGNVGEVIVSSLLQACYRSCQALPRLYEQYGASPMQPLSTEMQVLLTVYYLLQLAPDQVPLMEDLEQIFMRSWRESHLTEVRQYQQTHPPLLPHLSSLAQPVSASQLPWLAKLAASSCGDGVLVLGVASSLAEGLEDTFHRLLDGRLAHTNYVVIICTSKSHDTESCLVVTGKQQARAVAESMLSPSESLTEISLQLAAGRERELRALVGSLGSDGDVDALLEKCSLDRGSHSSLSSGLESSGDSPNATCTEYQVEWHEVRPVQLAVARKLLSHVCAIADSSTQNLDLGSFDRVDFLIFVPPSEVTFQQVLMHLRNSGILQELGLDKECVSQREAERYVVKLDQGAQGKIDSLIQKSKMNPYTLFILVHDHAHWDLSRGAHTGGNGHFGLADNLLNCREIWDAPNILTLQVTSFPFALQTQNTRISPYNEVHWPSTFNNDMELYREKSRYFGISEFLESARCGSGLSLLRYDSGFESTASMLAERFPELHSGVIRTHALVQQYAVALMAASGQARLQRHASVETLEMVQGVLCSGRRCPGRHGHMLLLRVPCSALAALAHRRLRHARDCLGLQHCFEVVLGNPGSALSIGKHFLHQLKAWLKIKDPDWTPRTYLELEALPCILILTGMDPLGESLPRSLKYCDLRLISSSYLLRTALEQELGLASCLVRAGPGVEPGAEHAAASDLSESDPEKLSSTDNEEEEVVEPVSSDLPALDQRLPLDPQASQPDSSVTELDKPRPHQDWRGSSKEAGPAQSSRRPSKSTSSGSSSTRASGLSQRGGQCPWARGRNRPPVVLLPKAVYDVMATADSGGLPKATSLLPHGGVEWASSFRPPLSKMMTCTEQSLYYRQWTVPKPLHMDSSNRAEGRNNNFHPRRLLLTGPPQVGKTGAYLQFLGILSRMLIRLMEVDIYDEEEINSVVQMESVQYHQPNAAWPNLDTFRSMPFIYSINDPKYEDISAVYSAGVTSTAAGSSRQLEDVYLRRRTTRIKLSKYAAYNTYHHCEQCHLYMGFSPRRQLYESTLHAFTFSHLLLGQEIQLYFIIPKSKEHHFSFSQPGGQLESMRLPLTSDWNPDCIKSPIFTPTTGRHEHGLFNLFHALDGAAHLHILVVKEYEMAVYKKYWPNHIMLVLPTVFNGAGIGAAHFLIKELSYQNLELERSRWAEQGSRPQDVWPFIVLADDSCVMWNAVDLDSKSGGTVPVERNVSLKQVLQHMESTPDVTQYGLCGLRKWSSRGSGPGRYWEPFSRSHLHDFLLLNVDRTQDVQYNQNRFTCDDVDFNLRAHSAGLLLCRFNGFSVMKKQIAIGGYRTFIIKTKVADVPTTVLPSQYICAPDSKHPFLATPAQLLLEKYLQHSSQHLFPLSARNPDHPVLSVDCYLSLGPEVTVCFVSSRPHSINTSTTGLLFSGLLLYFCDAFVTPGFLKKFHFLKGATLCVVCPDRSSLRQTVVRLELEDEWRFRLQDEFQTANAKEDRPLFFLTGKHI from the exons ATGGGCAACTCGTATGCAGGGCAGCTGAGGACCACGCGGTTCGAGGAGGTGCTGCACAGCTCCATAGAGGCCTCCCTCCGCTCCAACAATGTGGTGCCCAGACCTGTGTTCTCCCAGCTGTACCTGGAGGCTGAGCACCCGGCCCCAGCGCTGGAAGGTAAAG CCGGCAGACCAGAaaatgaggatgaggatgaagaaGACAGCTCCGAGTCCAACAGTCCCCCCATCCCATACCAGATGAAGCCCCCGCCAGAGGGATGCTGCACCACTGACG GTTTCTGCCAGGCGGGGAAAGACCTTCGGCTGGCCTCAATCGGCAGCACCGCTCTGGAGGTCCCCCAGGGCTTCCTGCTGGTGGGAGCCAAGTCCCCCGCCCTGCCCGACCACATCCTTGTGTGTGCCGTGGACCACAGGTTCCTGCCGGACGAGAGCGGACGCAACGCACTTTTAG GTTTCTCAGGTAATTGTGTGGGGTGCGGAGAGAAAGGCTTTCGATACTTCACCGAGTTCTCGAACCACATCAACCTGAAGCTAACCACCCAGCCCAAGAAACAGAAGCACTTAAAGTACTGCCTCCTGAGGAATTCCCAGGGGGTGCTGGTCAAAGGCCCTGCCATCTGCTGGAAGGGCACAG cagctggTTTGCCCCCAGACCCACCAgccccagctcctcctcccctgACCAATGGCAGAGAGTCTGGCCtatcccagcagcccttgcAACAGCCTGGCCCAGGGTCACATGGTTCAGGCAGGCCCTCTGTGATAG GCACCATAGTAAACACGGGACCCCCCAAAAAGAGACACAAGGGCTGGTCGCCCGAGTCCCCCGCCATCTCTGAACCCTCAGTGAAGACCACCTGCACTGCCTCGGCTAACAGCACCAGGACAGGTAGGAGGCCTGCGC ACAATGGGGCCCCGATCAGCGCCCCCCAGGGGTCGTCACCCCAGCTGCCCCCGGGGGAGTCTGTCACCGTCCCAGAGCACCTGGTGCACACCTGCAGACTCCGGCCTGTCATCTTTAAAG GTCACGGGAAGCTGCCGGTGCTCAGTGGGAATGTGGGAGAGGTGATAGTGAGCTCGCTGCTGCAGGCCTGCTACCGCAGCTGCCAGGCCCTGCCCCGCCTGTACGAGCAGTACGGGGCCTCGCCCATGCAGCCCCTCTCCACCGAGATGCAGGTCCTGCTCACCGTCTActacctgctgcagctgg CTCCTGACCAGGTCCCGCTGATGGAGGACCTGGAGCAGATCTTCATGCGGTCCTGGCGCGAGTCTCACCTGACGGAGGTGCGGCAGTACCAGCAGACGCACCCCCCGCTGCTGCCGCACCTGTCCAGCCTGGCCCAGCCCGTCAGCGCCTCCCAGCTGCCCTGGCTGGCCAAGCTGGCCGCCAGCTCGTGCGGGGACGGCGTGCTGGTGCTGGGCGTGGCCTCCTCGCTGGCCGAGGGGCTGGAGGACACCTTCCACCGCCTGCTGGACGGGCGGCTGGCCCACACCAACTACGTGGTCATCATCTGCACGTCCAAAAGCCACGACACGGAGTCCTGCCTCGTGGTGACAG ggaagcagcaggctcGGGCTGTTGCAGAGAGCATGCTCTCTCCCAGTGAGAGTCTGACGGAGATCAGCCTGCAGCtggcagcagggagggagagggagctgagGGCCCTCGTTGGCTCCCTGGGCTCAG ATGGAGACGTGGATGCCCTGCTGGAGAAATGCAGTCTGGACAGGGGCAGCCATTCGTCTCTGTCCAGCGGTCTGGAGTCCTCGGGGGATAGCCCCAACgccacctgcacag AGTACCAGGTGGAGTGGCACGAGGTGAGGCCCGTCCAGCTGGCGGTGGCGAGGAAGCTGCTGTCCCACGTGTGTGCCATCGCAGACTCCAGCACCCAGAACCTGGACCTGGGCTCCTTCGACAGGGTGGACTTCCTCATCTTCGTCCCGCCCTCTGAGGTCACCTTCCAGCAGGTCCTCATGCACCTGCGCAACTCAG GGATCCTGCAGGAGCTGGGTCTGGATAAGGAGTGTGTGTCTCAGAGGGAGGCGGAGCGGTACGTGGTCAAGCTGGACCAGGGGGCGCAGGGCAAGATTGACTCTCTCATCCAGAAGTCCAAGATGAACCCCTACACCCTCTTCATCCTGGTGCATGACCACGCCCACTGGGACCTCAGCAG AGGAGCACACACGGGGGGTAACGGGCACTTCGGGCTGGCGGACAACCTGCTGAACTGCCGCGAGATTTGGGACGCCCCCAACATCCTGACCCTCCAGGTCACCTCGTTCCCCTTCGCTCTGCAGACACAGAACACCCGAATCAGCCCCTACAACGAGGTCCACTGGCCCTCCACCTTCAACAAC GATATGGAGCTGTACCGTGAGAAGAGCAGGTACTTTGGGATTTCTGAGTTCCTGGAGTCGGCGCGCTGTGGGAGTGGGCTGTCCCTGCTGAGATATGACAGTGGGTTCGAGAGTACAGCCAGCATGCTGGCAGAGAG GTTTCCGGAGCTGCACAGCGGCGTGATCCGGACGCACGCCCTCGTGCAGCAGTACGCCGTGGCGCTGATGGCGGCGTCGGGCCAGGCCCGGCTGCAGAGGCACGCCTCGGTGGAGACGCTGGAGATGGTGCAGGGTGTGCTGTGCTCCGGGCGCCGCTGTCCCGGCCGGCACGGTCACATGCTGCTGCTGCGTGTGCCCTGCTCCGCCCTCGCCGCCCTCGCCCACCGGCGCCTGCGCCACGCCCGTGACTGCCTGGGCCTGCAGCACTGCTTCGAGGTCGTCCTCGGCAACCCCGGCTCCGCCCTCTCCATCGGAAAGCACTTCCTCCACCAGCTGAAG GCATGGTTAAAAATCAAGGACCCTGATTGGACCCCTCGCACCTacctggagctggaggcccTGCCCTGTATCCTCATACTGACAGGGATGGACCCCCTGGGAGAGTCACTGCccag ATCGCTGAAGTACTGTGACCTGCGCCTGATCAGCTCCTCGTACCTGCTGCGCACGGCGTTGGAGCAGGAGCTGGGCCTGGCGTCCTGCCTGGTGCGGGCGGGGCCAGGGGTGGAGCCAGGGGCGGAGCACGCCGCCGCCAGCGACCTGTCCGAGAGCGACCCCGAGAAGCTCAGCAGCACCGAcaacgaggaggaggaggtggtggagc CTGTCAGCAGTGACCTTCCCGCTCTGGATCAGAGGCTCCCCCTGGATCCCCAGGCCTCCCAGCCGGACAGCAGCGTCACAGAGCTGGACAAACCCCGCCCACACCAAGACTGGAGAGGGTCCAGTAAAGAGGCGGGGCCGGCACAGAGCTCCCGGAGGCCGTCCAAATCGACATCCTCGGGCTCGTCCTCCACGCGGGCCTCGGGCCTGTCCCAGCGGGGCGGGCAGTGCCCCTGGGCGCGCGGGCGGAATCGGCCGCCCGTGGTGCTGCTGCCGAAGGCGGTGTATGACGTGATGGCGACGGCGGACAGCGGCGGACTGCCCAAGGCCACCTCCTTGCTGCCGCACGGCGGCGTGGAGTGGGCTAGCTCCTTCCGCCCGCCGCTCAGCAAGATGATGACCTGCACAGAGCAGTCCCTGTACTACCGGCAGTGGACCGTCCCCAAACCACTGCACATGGACAGCAGCAACCGTGCCGAGGGACGCAACAACAACTTCCACCCACGCAGACTGCTTCTGACGGGACCCCCGCAG GTAGGGAAAACAGGAGCCTACTTGCAGTTTCTGGGCATTCTGTCGCGGATGTTGATTCGTCTGATGGAAGTAGATATCTACGACGAAGAGGAAATAAACTCAG TTGTACAGATGGAGTCGGTTCAGTATCACCAGCCTAATGCAGCGTGGCCAAACCTGGACACCTTCAGATCCATGCCTTTTATCTACAGCATTAACGACCCAAAGTACGAGGACATCAGTGCTGTGTACTCAGCAGGGGTCACCTCCACTGCTGCGG GAAGCTCCAGGCAGTTGGAGGATGTGTATCTTCGGAGACGCACCACCAGGATAAAGCTGTCCAAATACGCGGCCTACAACACCTACCATCACTGCGAGCAGTGCCACCTGTACATGGGCTTCAGTCCCAGACGCCAG CTGTACGAGTCCACGCTGCACGCTTTCACCTTCTCCCATCTGCTGCTGGGACAGGAGATACAGCTCTACTTCATCATCCCCAAATCCAAGGAGCACCACTTCTCCTTCAGCCAGCCCGGGGGTCAGCTGGAGAGCATGAGACTGCCCCTCACCTCCGACTGG AATCCTGACTGCATAAAAAGCCCCATCTTCACCCCGACGACGGGCCGGCACGAACACGGCCTGTTTAACCTCTTCCACGCCCTGGACGGCGCCGCACACCTCCACATCCTGGTGGTGAAGGAGTACGAGATGGCCGTCTACAAGAAGTACTGGCCCAACCACATCATGCTGGTGCTGCCCACCGTCTTCAACGGGGCCGGCATCG GCGCCGCCCACTTCCTGATCAAGGAGCTGTCCTACCAGAACCTGGAGCTGGAGCGCAGCCGGTGGGCGGAGCAGGGCAGCCGGCCACAGGACGTGTGGCCCTTTATCGTCCTGGCAGACGACTCCTGCGTCATGTGGAACGCCGTGGACCTGGACAGCAAGAG TGGGGGCACTGTGCCGGTGGAGAGGAACGTGTCGCTGAAGCAGGTGCTGCAGCACATGGAGTCGACCCCAGACGTGACCCAGTACGGCCTATGCGGGCTGAGGAAGTGGTCAAGCCGTGGCAGCGGGCCCGGCCGGTACTGGGAGCCCTTCTCCCGGTCTCACCTGCACGACTTCCTCCTGCTCAACGTGGACCGCACCCAGGACGTCCAGTACAACCAGAACAG GTTTACCTGTGACGACGTGGACTTTAACCTGAGGGCCCACAGTGCCGGGCTGCTGCTCTGCCGCTTCAACGGCTTCAGCGTGATGAAGAAGCAGATCGCCATCGGCGGGTACCGCACCTTCATCATCAAAACCAAG GTGGCAGACGTGCCCACCACTGTGCTGCCCTCCCAGTACATCTGTGCACCGGACAGCAAGCACCCCTTCCTGGCCACGCCcgcacagctgctgctggagaagtACCTGCAGCACAGCAGCCAGCACCTGTTCCCCCTCAGCGCCCGAAACCCCGACCACCCGGTGCTGTCTGTGGACTGCTACCTCAGCCTGGGCCCGGAG GTGACGGTGTGTTTCGTGAGCTCCAGGCCTCACTCCATCAACACCAGCACCACAGGGCTGCTCTTCAGCGGCCTGCTGCTCTACTTCTGCGATGCCTTCGTCACGCCCGGCTTCCTCAAGAAGTTCCACTTCCTCAAAG GGGCCacactgtgtgtggtgtgccCTGACCGCAGCTCTCTGCGCCAGACCGTCGTTcgcctggagctggaggacgaGTGGAGGTTCCGTCTCCAGGATGAGTTCCAGACGGCCAACGCCAAAGAGGACCGGCCCCTGTTCTTCCTGACGGGAAAGCACATCTGA